GCGGCTCGCCCTGCGCTGGCTGGAGGGGACCAACCGCACCTCCCGGGCGGTGCTCACCCTCGAGCACGCGGGCGGCACCCGCACCTACCTCGTCGATCAGCGGCGGCCCGGGACCCTCTGGCTGGATCTGGGCCTCGCCTGGCTGGGGCCGACCTCTCGCCTCACCCTCTCTCCCGGAGCGGGCGACGGCTACCTCATCGCCGACGCCCTCAAGATCGGGGGCGGCACCTTCACCACCGCGAGCAAGCCCTGGTGGGAGATGGCGGCGAAGAGCTACGTGCCCTTCGCCGGCGCGCCCACCGCGGTCAACTCCCTGGGCGACGTCACCATCCGGCCGGCCTACGTGGAGTACGCCGGGGTGGACCTCTACGTCTCCCTCCACGGCAACGCCTCGGGCACCGCGGGCGGCTCCACGGCCAACGGGATGTCGACCTACCGCTACTCCTGTCAGCTCTACGGTGACCACTCGACCTCGACCGCCGCGACGGGCTGCGACGATCCGCCGGGCTCCACCGCCCTCATCGACGCGGTCCACGCGGCCATCCTGGAGAAGGTGCGCGCGGACTGGGATCCCAACTTCGGGGACCGGGGCCGGCGGGTGGCGAACTTCGGTGAGCTGCGAGTCCTCGACGACGCCCCCGGGGTGCTGGTCGAGGCGGCCTTCTTCGACAACCTGAGCGCCCCCTCGGGCTCCCCCCCGCCGCGCTACCCGGACAACCGCACGATGCACGACCCCCGCTGGCGGGAGGCCTACGCCCGGGGGGTCGTCGCCGGCATCGCCCGCTTCTTCGATCCGGGCGCCGACGCCCCGCCGCCGCGCCCGACCCACCTCATCGCCCGCAACCGGCTGGACGGCCGGCTGGAGATCGGCTGGGAGCCGGTGCCGGGCGCCACCCGCTACGCCGTGCAGCAGGCCCGCCTCGGCGAGGGGCGGCCGGGGCGCGCCTTCGACAGCGGCACCCTGGTCGACGCGCCGCCCCTCCTCCTGGGCCCCGAGGCCCTCGAGCCCGGCGCCGCCTACGCCTTCCGGGTGGTCGCCGCCTCGGACGACGGCCTGGGGCTCCCCTCCGAGGTCGTGGTGGCCGGCTACCGGGGCGCCCACGATCTGCCCGGCCCGCCGGTCACGAGCGCCGAGGCCCTGGTGGTCTCGGCCTACGATCGCCACGACGCCTGGGTGCAGGAGATCGACAACGACCGCCAGCACGCCATCGAGCACGGCGAGGCTCTGGTCGGCCTCACGTCCGGGGATCTCCACTTCGACGGCGCCAGCGACGAGGCCCTCGTCACCGGCGCGGTCGATCCGGCCGACTACCGCCTGGTCGACGTGATCGTCGGCAAGAACTCCACCGAGCACCGCGCCCTGAAGGTGGAGTTGCGCGACGCCCTCGCCGCGGCGCACGCCGGCGGGACGATCCTCGTCCTCTCCGGGGAGGAGCTGGGCTACCACCTCGGCAACACCTCGACCGATCCGGACGACCTCGCCTTCCTGGAGGGCACCCTCGGCGCACGCTACGCCGCCGACGACGCCAACACCTTCCAGCTCCAGGCCGTCACCGGCGCCCTCTTCGAGGGCCTGCGCGGCCTCGACTTCGACGACGGCAATGGCGGCATCTACGAGGTGCGCTACCCCGACGTCCTCGAGGCCCTCGGGGACGCGCAGGTCGTGCTGACCTACCCCGACGGCACCGGCGCCGCCGTCGCCCGGCCCGGTGCCTACACCTTCGGGGTCGGGCTCGAGGCCGTGGTCTCGGTGACCGCTCGCCGCTCGATCTTCGACCGGATCCTGGCCCAGGCCCTCCCCGGCCTGCCCTCCGGCGACCGGGACCTCGACGGCGCCTCCGACGCCTGCGAGCTGCAGTACGGCCTCGACCCCCTCGACGGCCGCGACGGAGCCCTCGATCCCGACGAGGACGGCGTCAGCACCGCCGACGAGTGCGCCGCCGGCACCGATCCGGTGGAGGGCCTCACCCCCGACGGCGGGATCCTCCCCGACGCCGGCGACGGCCGGCGGCACCTGGTGGTCACCGGCCACTGCGGCTGCACCGCCAGCGGCGCCGCCCCCCAGGCCCTGGGCCTCGCCCTCGCGATCCTCCTCGCCCTCGCCGCGCGCCGCCGGCGCGCCACCTAGGCGCTGGCCTCCAGGCTGGCGCGGACCCTGGCCACCTTCTTCCGCAGCCGGGTCCAGAGCCAGACCCCGGCGCCCACCGCGATGAAGATCATGACGTGCTTCACGATCAGGGCGGGCACCTGCACCTTCCCCACGGCGTTGGCCCACTCGAAGTCCACGTAGAAGTAGAGGCGGGGCACGCCCCCGACGAGGATCCAGATCAGGGAGAACTTCGCCAGCCGGCTCATGCTCCCGTAGAGGCGCAGGAAGTAGAGGTTGGCCTCGCGCACGCTCAGGTCGAGGTGGTGCTTCTGGATGGCCCAGAGCGCCACGCCGCTCGAGACGAACAGGGCCGTCGCCACGTCGTGGAGGTAGTTGTTCATCATGACGACGACGCCGAGCGCGGGACTCATGGGCTCTTCCTCGACTCGAAGGGGACGGCGGCATTGTATTCCCCCCGGCCCCGAGGTGCTCCCTCTGACCTTCTTCTTTGTTTTCAGTATCTTGGATCCGTTTGACAAACGTTTGTTCAACTCCTAGGGTTCGATCATGCGGCCCCTCCCCGGAACCCTCGCCCTCCTCCTCGCCCTCTCCACGCCCGCCGACCTGCGGGCGCAGGGGCTCTTCGAGGAGGCCCTGGAGGAGGCCGAGGCCGAGGGCGCGCCGGCCGGGGAGGAGAGCGGGGACGCGGCCTCCGCTCCCGCGCCTTCCCGGGGCCCGACCCTGGAGCTGGGCGGCCGGGTCCGGGGGGCGGCCTTCGTGGGCGAGGCCTTCGCCGGTGAGGGCCCCGGCCTCCACGCCGGCTACGGGGAGCTGGCCCTGACGGCCCGAGGCCGGCACGGGAAGCGCGGCAGCGCCTTCGCCGAGCTGCGCCTGCGCGCCGGCCACGAGTACGACGCCGCCTTCTCCGGGCTGGAGCTGCGGGAGGCCTACCTCGACCTCTTCCTGGGTCCCCTGGACCTTCGCCTCGGCCACCAGATCATCGCCTGGGGCCGCGCCGACGGGCTCAACCCCACCGACGTGCTCTCCCCCAAGAACATGGGCATGCGCTCGGCCGATCCCGACGACCGGCGCGCGGCGGCCCTCGCCCTGCGCACCCAGCTCTACCTCGAGCCGATGAAGCTGGAGCTGGTCTGGCTGCCGGCCTACTTCCCCTCCCGCTTCCCGCCCTTCCAGCTCCCGGGCCCCATCACCCTCGTCGAGCCCGCCTGGCCCGACGCCCGCCTGGAGAACGGGACGGCGGCGGCGCGCCTGCACCTCGAGACCTCCGCCCTCGAGGCCTCGGTGAGCTACGTCCACGGCCACGCCCCCTTCCCCGGCCTGCGCCTGCACAGCTTCACCCTCGATCCGGCGAACACCGAGAGCCCGGCCAGCCTCGGCGCCGGCTTCGAGGCCTACCGCCAGCACCTCGTCGGCCTCGACTTCGCCACGGCCCTCGGCACCCTGGCCGGCCTGCGGGGAGAGGCCGCCCTGCGCCTCCCCCTCGAGTCGGAGGTGAAGGACGACGCCGAGTGGATCCCG
This is a stretch of genomic DNA from Deltaproteobacteria bacterium. It encodes these proteins:
- a CDS encoding N-acetylmuramoyl-L-alanine amidase: MFGSTLTWRTTGGLAALALLSIATPARPAPPSPAEVIERLGRESPPGPDGRPLFPPDLRIVSHSRGPGGERLLVAGSFARPADAAGVDEEVLDALRLETLLGALDAAGVEGGVEVLVAAPGGEPRPLGGLDLPLVLPRPPPAGVIATLPPSPLLLDLPLGGSLEGRRIGVSAGHGWIDDGAGGWRTQRVNWTFSSSARGITEDFFNAEIATHWVIPLLQRMGAEVVVVREPGMDTAPSVIVDDGNTGHSEVGTWADGTGTGSYDGDYRTAAPGASSTAVYALADAPAAWGERRLALRWLEGTNRTSRAVLTLEHAGGTRTYLVDQRRPGTLWLDLGLAWLGPTSRLTLSPGAGDGYLIADALKIGGGTFTTASKPWWEMAAKSYVPFAGAPTAVNSLGDVTIRPAYVEYAGVDLYVSLHGNASGTAGGSTANGMSTYRYSCQLYGDHSTSTAATGCDDPPGSTALIDAVHAAILEKVRADWDPNFGDRGRRVANFGELRVLDDAPGVLVEAAFFDNLSAPSGSPPPRYPDNRTMHDPRWREAYARGVVAGIARFFDPGADAPPPRPTHLIARNRLDGRLEIGWEPVPGATRYAVQQARLGEGRPGRAFDSGTLVDAPPLLLGPEALEPGAAYAFRVVAASDDGLGLPSEVVVAGYRGAHDLPGPPVTSAEALVVSAYDRHDAWVQEIDNDRQHAIEHGEALVGLTSGDLHFDGASDEALVTGAVDPADYRLVDVIVGKNSTEHRALKVELRDALAAAHAGGTILVLSGEELGYHLGNTSTDPDDLAFLEGTLGARYAADDANTFQLQAVTGALFEGLRGLDFDDGNGGIYEVRYPDVLEALGDAQVVLTYPDGTGAAVARPGAYTFGVGLEAVVSVTARRSIFDRILAQALPGLPSGDRDLDGASDACELQYGLDPLDGRDGALDPDEDGVSTADECAAGTDPVEGLTPDGGILPDAGDGRRHLVVTGHCGCTASGAAPQALGLALAILLALAARRRRAT